Proteins co-encoded in one Trichoplusia ni isolate ovarian cell line Hi5 chromosome 19, tn1, whole genome shotgun sequence genomic window:
- the LOC113503506 gene encoding mitochondrial import inner membrane translocase subunit TIM50-C-like — protein MSLRKVLFLTRTACCRIADIRSNNFSRQKIWLLTTNSPRLYATENIDKTKEAKVEKPDILGRFFPQSPLTADDAQAIKKEQESFEKENKEKSEENEKSWRRMKMGFAVFGGALTVMGGCLVVEMGAPRRGDNGELIEDEFSHMPVVLQYLRRTWKELTFYEKMIKEPSREKLLPDPLPPPYQPTYTLVLEFTDVLVHPDWSYQTGWRFKKRPGVDQFLQTVASSNYEVVIFTSENAFMIWPVLDKLDPENKFITYRLFRDSTHFIDGVHVKNLEGLNRDLSKVIVIDWNKAATKFHPQNSLILKKWKGADDDTALLDLANLLQTIAMSDVIDVREVLTYYSQFDDPIAAFRENQRKLMEQLEEKERENKGPDQPLTRNWLRTFTRR, from the exons atGTCTTTAAGAAAAGTTCTTTTTCTAACAAGAACTGCATGTTGTAGAATTGCAGATATACGTTCAAACAATTTTTCTAGGCAGAAAATATGGTTACTCACCACGAACTCGCCCAGATTATACGCAACCGAAAATATAg acAAAACCAAAGAAGCAAAGGTTGAGAAACCAGACATTTTGGGAAGATTTTTCCCTCAGAGTCCTTTAACTGCCGATGATGCTCAAGCCATCAAGAAGGAACAAGAATCCTTTGAGAAAGAGAATAAAGAAAAGTCAGAAGAAAATGAGAAGAGTTGGAGAAGGATGAAGATGGG TTTTGCTGTGTTTGGTGGTGCTCTAACAGTCATGGGTGGCTGTTTAGTGGTTGAGATGGGCGCACCACGTCGCGGGGACAACGGAGAATTAATCGAGGATGAGTTCTCACACATGCCCGTAGTCCTCCAGTACTTACGACGCACATGGAAAGAACTCACATTCTATGAGAAG ATGATAAAAGAGCCATCACGTGAGAAACTGCTGCCAGACCCGCTGCCGCCGCCGTACCAGCCCACCTACACACTAGTTCTTGAGTTCACTGATGTCCTGGTACATCCTGACTGGTCCTACCAGACTGGCTGGAG gttCAAGAAGCGTCCAGGTGTCGACCAGTTCTTGCAGACAGTGGCCAGTTCTAACTATGAAGTGGTGATCTTTACCTCGGAGAACGCGTTCATGATCTGGCCGGTTCTAGACAAGCTGGACCCAGAGAACAAGTTCATCACATACAGACTTTTCAGAGACTCAACGCATTTCATTGACGGCGTTCACGTAAAGAACCTTGAAGGACTCAATCGGGATCTTTCCAAG GTTATAGTGATCGACTGGAACAAGGCAGCTACGAAGTTCCACCCGCAGAACTCGCTAATCCTAAAGAAGTGGAAGGGCGCGGACGACGACACAGCGCTCCTAGACCTCGCGAACTTACTGCAGA CGATAGCGATGTCAGACGTAATCGACGTGCGCGAGGTGTTGACGTACTACAGCCAGTTCGACGACCCCATCGCGGCCTTCCGCGAGAACCAGCGCAAGCTGATGGAGCAGCTCGAGGAGAAGGAGCGCGAGAACAAGGGGCCGGACCAGCCACTCACCAGAAACTGGCTGCGGACTTTCACAAGGCGTTAG
- the LOC113503503 gene encoding uncharacterized protein LOC113503503, whose protein sequence is MANDDSKIDVIKKKKNATFIASSLDNTASAEKIIEYLQANNKKKSKVYTLYSQTVRQRRTTAGKYLVSKHFQLAGHPLNMFSEDWDGGLNSGYFETFPHKSMLPKMISKLKNMDKKDPVTEYMKVKAIWQDTLTDYKRIMSLMSKRHKYEWINDELLHCPKQLVEIAAHFEQNPDPYFESSYNWYYAGHGNILQICIGGFDYLVHSVFSCVYISYFSKYSLALESDCVAKFDCGETLTILETVESQNILALRTKHKIYVLKILESGVSIEIEKIKEMESKLPFTGISFDEYHKNILYVTTLDFNLTIVNIDRMTGRSRQLRGNVKSLVDNWSRVIGSERGYFTHISKNSITLYDKRMNSAFQRWRNLRNITDDVACNDISAACHATDKRLLYLGTDHHLFLMDLRYNKKERNKLKAVQRWTHGMQCLPTYMTVCKFEYDKELVCMSSQWCEDMCVVSNYADRLTRHSDISSVTIPYRPPSILQTLHEAKEKMLCCDLQNPIDNRLCSSITGLSVLEQDDKYQILMQNSLGDVSCHTLCPQYMADFFVDTSTDLLNEWSQSYKREPKELEVSAVVDISNIWKQLKNIPDDYEFGNNRFEKKVCKFNEQEIYDSFAKEQLETGLLDVWTKQNETTKNESNFSLFFCEDDDDDDEK, encoded by the exons ATGGCCAATGACGATAGTAAGATTGACGTAATAAAG aaaaagaaaaatgccaCTTTCATAGCAAGCAGTTTAGACAACACCGCTTCAGCGGAGAAAATTATTGAATATCTGCAGGcgaataataaaaagaaatccaAGGTGTACACATTGTACAGTCAAACTGTGAGGCAGAGGAGAACTACTGCAGGGAAGTACCTGGTCAGTAAGCACTTCCAGCTGGCCGGCCACCCACTGAACATGTTTAGTGAAGACTGGGACGGAGGGCTCAACTCCGGGTACTTTGAAACATTCCCACACAAGAGTATGCTACCaaaaatgatatcaaaattaaagaaCATGGATAAGAAAGACCCAGTCACAGAGTACATGAAGGTGAAAGCAATTTGGCAAGACACCTTGACTGATTATAAAAGGATTATGA GTCTAATGAGCAAGAGGCATAAATATGAATGGATAAATGATGAACTACTGCACTGCCCCAAGCAGTTGGTGGAAATAGCAGCTCATTTTGAACAGAATCCAGATCCCTACTTTGAGAGTAGCTACAACTGGTACTACGCCGGCCATGGGAACATTCTCCAGATATGTATTGGAGGATTTGATTATTTGGTACACAGTGTATTTAGTTGTGTgt ATATATCATATTTTTCGAAGTATAGTTTGGCATTAGAAAGTGACTGTGTGGCTAAGTTTGACTGTGGAGAAACCCTAACCATACTTGAAACAGTAGAATCTCAAAATATCCTTGCTTTGAGaactaaacacaaaatatatgtTCTAAAAATCCTTGAGTCTGGTGTCAGTATAGAGatagagaaaataaaagaaatggaaTCTAAACTACCTTTCACAGGCATATCATTTGATGagtatcacaaaaatatattgtatgttaCAACATTAGATTTTAACCTGACTATAGTAAACATAGATAGAATGACTGGAAGGAGTAGACAACTTCGAGGGAATGTGAAGAGTTTAGTAGATAACTGGAGTAGAGTCATTGGATCTGAAAGAGGTTACTTTACACATATTTCTAAGAATTCTATTACCCTCTATGATAAAAGAATGAACTCCGCCTTCCAACGATGGCGGAATCTCAGAAATATAACTGACGATGTGGCGTGTAACGATATTAGCGCCGCGTGCCATGCTACAGACAAACGCTTGTTGTACTTAGGCACTGATCACCATCTGTTCCTTATGGACTTAcgctataataaaaaagaaaggaaCAAATTAAAAGCAGTACAGAGATGGACACATGGTATGCAATGTTTACCAACCTACATGACAGTTTGCAAATTTGAATACGACAAAGAACTAGTTTGTATGAGCAGTCAGTGGTGTGAGGATATGTGTGTCGTCAGTAACTATGCCGACAGACTTACCCGGCACTCGGACATAAGTAGTGTTACCATTCCGTACCGACCTCCAAGTATATTGCAAACTTTACATGAGGCGAAAGAAAAAATGCTTTGCTGTGATTTACAGAACCCTATAGACAACAGATTGTGCAGTTCGATTACTGGTTTGTCTGTCCTGGAACAAGATGATAAGTATCAAATACTCATGCAGAACTCTCTAGGAGATGTCTCATGTCACACTTTGTGCCCACAGTACATGGCAGACTTCTTTGTTGACACCAGCACAGATCTACTAAATGAGTGGAGTCAGTCTTATAAACGGGAGCCAAAGGAGCTAGAAGTGTCAGCAGTTGTAGATATTAGTAATATTTGGAAACAGTTAAAGAATATACCAGACGATTATGAATTTGGCAACAATCGGTTTGAGAAAAAGGTATGCAAATTCAATGAACAAGAAATATATGATTCATTTGCTAAGGAACAACTCGAGACTGGACTTCTGGATGTATGGACGAAGCAAAATGAGACCACAAAGAATGAATCGAACTTCAGCTTGTTCTTCTgtgaggatgatgatgatgatgatgaaaaataa